Proteins encoded within one genomic window of Streptomyces profundus:
- a CDS encoding STAS domain-containing protein has product MTALRVRAEQWGEWTVLRVVGELDLATSPTVRQRVHDAVADGHRRLVLDLSEVLFCDSSGVGVLVGARRLMRSCAGELRLILPARGAEDGSHVNRVLAALGVRRLFDCHPDLASAVGDANASLSA; this is encoded by the coding sequence ATGACGGCGCTGCGGGTGCGGGCGGAGCAGTGGGGGGAGTGGACCGTGCTGCGCGTCGTCGGCGAGCTGGATCTGGCGACGTCACCGACCGTGCGTCAACGGGTGCACGACGCGGTCGCCGACGGGCACAGACGCCTGGTGCTCGATCTGTCCGAGGTCCTCTTCTGCGACTCCAGCGGGGTGGGCGTGCTGGTCGGAGCGCGGCGGTTGATGCGTTCCTGCGCCGGTGAGCTGCGGCTGATCCTGCCGGCCAGGGGCGCGGAGGACGGCTCCCATGTGAACCGCGTGCTGGCCGCGCTCGGCGTGCGCCGGCTCTTCGACTGCCACCCCGACCTGGCCTCGGCCGTCGGGGACGCCAACGCCTCGCTCTCCGCCTGA
- a CDS encoding sigma factor — MAHETPPHWDRNMRERLRRGEAAALAELYDRFASLAYGIARRVLDDDEATGQVTREVFGAIWESPDDFDPRQGTMRSWIAALAHRLAVARLRGAAAGPGVSAQVRAASTAARADYIVTAMPAPLRAALELTRFQRQDYRQMAERLGISEDEARRRLRLGLQLLSSAAQYSPDAPADMTGEAR, encoded by the coding sequence ATGGCGCACGAGACGCCGCCACACTGGGACCGGAACATGCGCGAGCGGCTCCGTCGCGGGGAAGCGGCGGCCCTGGCCGAGCTGTACGACCGCTTCGCCTCCCTCGCCTACGGGATAGCGCGGCGGGTGCTGGACGACGACGAGGCCACCGGGCAGGTCACCCGTGAGGTGTTCGGCGCCATCTGGGAGTCGCCGGACGACTTCGACCCCCGGCAGGGCACCATGCGGTCGTGGATCGCGGCTCTGGCGCACCGGCTCGCCGTCGCCAGGCTGCGGGGCGCCGCCGCGGGGCCCGGCGTCTCGGCGCAGGTCCGCGCCGCCTCCACGGCCGCGCGGGCGGACTACATCGTCACGGCCATGCCGGCGCCGCTGCGCGCCGCCCTGGAGCTGACCAGGTTCCAGCGGCAGGACTACCGGCAGATGGCGGAGCGCCTGGGGATCAGCGAGGACGAGGCCAGACGGCGGCTGCGGCTCGGGCTCCAGCTGCTGTCGTCAGCGGCGCAGTACAGCCCGGACGCGCCGGCGGACATGACCGGGGAGGCCAGGTGA
- a CDS encoding zf-HC2 domain-containing protein: protein MSGSRPGGWEQEHAGARDGASAMDAVSRVPEPRRGTAMPRDQVTRPFGDEEWVEEPEDPPDNARDEHRGHHQEVLSLLGAWALSACSDEEVERVESHLGHCARCADEGMRLRDAAMLLEPRRSLDLDPELRADVLDDCLSRRPARLPVPTWAAPLDAEAARFDALLHDMAEDEWLTAVRLRWFAEESELRRSTTVSGVLDHLLAVDGLLARTMGLPDPLAGQPGLTDPDDPVARTLARWAADERRSCRPTDAWQPWRAQTRALVWAASRTGGRMGERRVPRSGYGPSHLPAEGGALSLSDLYLDRAFACWVHAGDVAEAVEYPYEPPLAPHLRLLVDLAARRLPHSIAGRRRAGLARSPARLTTAGSPGRTLHLEIEGAGGGDWFIPLDSPVAGVNRTAARASVAHVALDDVVFCQLAAGRVTPEDAASGTEGDPDIVHDVLAAAAAMSRL, encoded by the coding sequence GTGAGCGGCTCGCGCCCCGGCGGCTGGGAGCAGGAGCACGCCGGCGCACGCGACGGCGCGAGCGCCATGGACGCCGTGAGCCGGGTGCCCGAACCGCGTCGCGGCACGGCCATGCCCAGGGATCAGGTGACGCGCCCGTTCGGCGACGAGGAGTGGGTCGAGGAGCCGGAGGATCCCCCGGACAACGCGCGGGACGAGCACCGGGGACACCACCAGGAGGTGTTGTCCCTGCTGGGCGCCTGGGCCCTGTCCGCCTGCTCGGACGAGGAGGTCGAACGCGTCGAGTCGCATCTCGGGCACTGCGCCCGCTGTGCCGACGAGGGGATGCGACTGCGGGACGCGGCGATGCTGTTGGAGCCGCGCCGGAGCCTGGATCTGGATCCCGAACTGCGGGCCGACGTGTTGGACGACTGCCTGTCCCGCCGCCCGGCGCGGCTGCCCGTGCCCACCTGGGCCGCGCCGCTGGACGCGGAGGCCGCCAGGTTCGACGCGCTGCTGCACGACATGGCGGAGGACGAGTGGCTGACGGCCGTCCGGCTGCGCTGGTTCGCCGAGGAGTCGGAGCTGAGGCGGTCCACCACCGTCTCCGGGGTGCTGGACCATCTGCTCGCCGTGGACGGGCTGTTGGCGCGGACGATGGGGCTGCCCGATCCGCTGGCCGGCCAGCCGGGGCTGACCGACCCGGACGATCCGGTGGCCCGCACGCTGGCCAGGTGGGCGGCCGACGAGCGGCGGTCCTGCCGGCCGACGGACGCCTGGCAGCCCTGGCGCGCGCAGACCAGGGCGCTGGTCTGGGCCGCCTCCCGCACGGGCGGGCGGATGGGCGAGCGCCGGGTGCCCCGCTCCGGCTACGGCCCGAGCCACCTCCCGGCGGAGGGCGGCGCGCTCTCGCTCTCCGACCTCTATCTGGACCGGGCGTTCGCCTGCTGGGTGCACGCGGGCGATGTCGCCGAGGCCGTCGAGTACCCGTACGAGCCGCCGTTGGCCCCGCATCTGCGGCTGCTGGTCGATCTGGCCGCGCGGCGGCTGCCGCACAGCATCGCGGGGCGGCGCAGAGCCGGCCTGGCCCGCTCCCCCGCCAGGCTGACCACGGCCGGTTCGCCTGGGCGCACGCTGCATCTGGAGATCGAGGGCGCGGGCGGCGGCGACTGGTTCATCCCGCTGGACTCCCCCGTGGCCGGCGTCAACCGCACGGCCGCCAGGGCGTCGGTGGCCCATGTCGCCCTGGACGACGTGGTGTTCTGCCAGCTGGCGGCCGGCCGCGTCACCCCGGAGGACGCCGCGTCCGGCACCGAGGGCGACCCCGATATCGTCCACGACGTGCTCGCGGCGGCAGCGGCGATGTCCCGGCTCTGA